In Athene noctua chromosome 7, bAthNoc1.hap1.1, whole genome shotgun sequence, the following proteins share a genomic window:
- the MMADHC gene encoding cobalamin trafficking protein CblD: MASVLCNRARLVAYLPGFYSLVKRVVNPKAFSTAGSSGSDEPHVAATPPDLCPRTVWPDEVMGPFGPQDQRFQLPGNIGFDCHLNGTASQKKSQVSTSLPDILAEPSASERHEFVMAQYVNEFQGADVPQKQQINNAETYFENAKVECAVQACPELLRKDFESIFPEVNANRLTVLTVTQKTENDMTVWSQEVEDEREMLLENFINGAKEICYAICSEGYWADFIDPSSGLAFFGPYTNSTLFETDERYRHLGFSVDDLGCCKVIRHNIWGTHVVVGSIFTNAEPDSPIMRKLSGN, from the exons ATGGCCAGT GTGCTCTGTAACAGAGCAAGATTGGTCGCCTACCTCCCAGGATTTTATTCCTTAGTCAAGAGAGTTGTAAATCCCAAGGCTTTTTCTACAGCAGGTTCCTCTGGCTCAGATGAGCCTCATGTTGCTGCTACACCTCCTGATTTat GTCCAAGAACTGTGTGGCCAGATGAAGTAATGGGTCCGTTTGGTCCTCAGGACCAGAGATTTCAGTTGCCTGGTAATATTGGTTTTGACTGTCACCTAAATGGCACTGCTTCTCAGAAGAAAAGCCAAGTTTCAACAAGTCTGCCTGATATATTAGCAGAGCCTTCAGCAAGTGAAAGGCATGAATTTGTAATGGCACAATATGTAAATGAATTTCAG ggGGCTGATGTTCCACAGAAACAGCAAATAAATAACGCTGAAACTTACTTTGAAAATGCAAAGGTAGAATGTGCAGTACAAGCTTGTCCAGAGCTGTTACGAAAAG actttgagTCAATATTTCCAGAGGTGAATGCCAACCGCTTAACAGTATTAACTGTCACCCAGAAGACTGAAAATGATATGACTGTATGGAGTCAAGAAGTGGAGGATGAGAGAGAAATGCTCTTAGAAAAT ttcATTAATGGTGCCAAGGAAATTTGCTATGCAATTTGTTCTGAAGGCTACTGGGCTGACTTCATTGATCCATCCTCAGGACTGGCA tTTTTTGGACCTTACACAAACAGCACTCTGTTCGAAACAGATGAACGCTACCGCCACTTGGGATTTTCCGTTGATGATCTTGGCTGCTGCAAAGTTATTCGTCATAACATCTGGGGTACTCATGTGGTTGTAGGAAGTATTTTCACTAATGCTGAACCTGACAGCCCTATCATGAGAAAACTAAGTGGAAACTAA